One window from the genome of Saimiri boliviensis isolate mSaiBol1 chromosome 2, mSaiBol1.pri, whole genome shotgun sequence encodes:
- the LOC101047335 gene encoding olfactory receptor 13C2 encodes MLESNQSKICIFLNMLCLTGKREGKMDWENQTILVEFFLKGLSGYPRLELLFFVLIFIMYVVILLGNATLILISILDPHLHTPMYFFLGNLSFLDICYTTTSIPSTLVSFLSERKTISFSGCAVQMFLGLAMGTTECVLLGMMAFDRYVAICNPLRYPTIMSKDAYVSMAAGSWIIGAVNSAVQTVFVVQLPFCRNNIINHFSCEILAVMKLACADISGNEFIMLVATTLFILTPLLLIIVSYMLIIVNIFKISSSEGKSKAFSTCSAHLTVVIIFYGTILFMYMKPKSKEILNSDDLDATDKIISMFYGVMAPMMNPLIYSLRNKDVKATVKHLIRRKVFNK; translated from the coding sequence ATGCTTGAAAGTAATCAgagtaaaatatgtatttttctcaacATGCTCTGTCTTACAGGTAAAAGAGAGGGTAAAATGGACTGGGAAAACCAAACCATTCTGGTGGAATTTTTTCTGAAGGGACTTTCTGGTTACCCGAGGCTTGAGTTACTCTTTTTTGTGCTCATCTTCATAATGTATGTGGTCATCCTTCTGGGCAATGCTACTCTCATTTTAATCAGCATCTTGGACCCTCACCTTCACACCCCTATGTATTTCTTTCTGGGGAACCTTTCCTTCTTGGACATCTGCTACACCACCACCTCTATTCCCTCCACACTGGTGAGCTTCCTTTCAGAAAGAAAGACCATTTCCTTTTCTGGCTGTGCAGTGCAGATGTTCCTTGGCTTGGCCATGGGGACAACAGAGTGTGTGCTCCTGGGCATGATGGCCTTTGACCGCTATGTGGCTATCTGCAACCCACTGAGATATCCCACCATCATGAGCAAGGATGCCTATGTATCCATGGCAGCTGGGTCCTGGATCATAGGAGCTGTCAACTCGGCAGTACAAACCGTGTTTGTGGTACAGTTGCCTTTCTGCAGGAATAACATCATCAATCATTTCTCCTGTGAAATTCTAGCTGTCATGAAACTGGCCTGTGCTGATATCTCAGGCAATGAGTTCATCATGCTCGTGGCCACAACATTGTTCATATTGACACCTTTGTTATTAATCATTGTCTCTTATATGTTAATCATTGTAAACATCTTCAAAATTAGCTCTTCTGAGGGGAAAAGCAAAGCTTTTTCTACCTGCTCAGCTCATCTGACTGTGGTCATAATATTCTATGGGACCATCCTGTTCATGTACATGAAGCCCAAATCTAAAGAAATACTTAATTCAGATGACTTGGATGCTACAGACAAAATTATATCCATGTTCTACGGGGTGATGGCTCCCATGATGAATCCTTTAATCTACAGTCTTAGAAACAAGGATGTGAAGGCGACAGTAAAACATCTGataagaagaaaagtttttaacaaataa